A genomic window from Chanodichthys erythropterus isolate Z2021 chromosome 1, ASM2448905v1, whole genome shotgun sequence includes:
- the LOC137020053 gene encoding matrin-3-like — protein MSQKLTGDDAQKGFAVGRGLLAAAETLNFSMGDTHSDPYGSSSQSHSGLSGLGGGEGKDHDSQLHRRAGSHISNTMKLFASLGLSPTDLDALAQVPEENISVETLPHLIMQLKNRKMESGRRIAGDLPNLSSETSYRGGRDDWGDMQGGRLDRSSGQAQSRSQGDFGYTSMQETSGRGYDMLDYRSGSDRDRQYSELSRDSYRSLGMSASSASDDRFMQRRMGTPSQRKVQDFLGVMPLMFPHVCSLCDFDVHSVMEWTQHTTGIRHSENRKLLLQMYPDWDPQMPSNRMSTSLSLDTKSRSDGLLGAAPIGGGLQRTGMSSNWGSDSSMGMTSKMTSYSAAPKIRSRVVVAKYERKPMSTNSLFALAKPFGTICEHLILKNKAFLELQTHDEALAMANYYQRKPAILHGKEIHIYLSKELMQIEKSGRPGRDIRPLKRGVSQVVFFSNLPRGSDKKMELLTISRRFGTVEKHLFLNDEAFVQMGNAEDAEMLVKYYTVNPLTINGRSIRLNICTKYKTLTVPPGKGDQGREEPTRKRSSSSGSTNRTGDKPSSKNQRSSTSKAKESSDEKEEEPKPEEAEAVGDGSGDEAVMEARDGDEEGFDEDPSPDDVDLSCDPEQTSEQAPDIDDSNIEGEEDPEAQQARDCSSDETTENQKDSGEKQEETQPEEPATSEAEQENTDELPKDLEEQNDDQPEDEGAEEDDEEQDSQNENDFPENMDEFVTLDELAEEEDGERQDSKSKAKSTSGSPSDSGGLRVVNVVGFKRGYGYLDEVLNLAKPFGKVVRHLVLDVRPEAFLEFSNEQEARAMVSFYSGNVLPSVCGKPVKVFHSHTYATIQSGRVIYVGNVPPFKGSDASLLKIAEPFGKIRRYFLNPLRNECFIEMERGEDAEKMAEAYKENRPKFEGKRLVVYISRKYKQLKRGQRPPTPEPEDKRPLKRERSGEDEAQRSSSGKSKDKKEEEPSVKKIKVDEPVADETEEMESQEEKESQNVSAETVPEEKQEQEEEQSKDTSELQNIEKEAEPEDEETVDSPTVVSEKSVKTEEKNITAASSETKLETSHSTLEPYDPNVPVGVEFVKMGYYCRVCFLFYSNEETAKKIHCSSQAHYDKLKKYLEKEKAKAQSNGTKK, from the exons ATGTCCCAGAAACTGACCGGTGATGATGCTCAGAAAGGTTTTGCTGTAGGCCGTGGGCTTTTGGCTGCCGCTGAGACTTTGAATTTTAGTATGGGCGACACTCACTCGGACCCCTACGGCTCATCTTCCCAATCACATAGTGGCTTGTCTGGCCTGGGTGGAGGGGAGGGAAAAGACCACGACTCTCAGCTGCACCGCCGAGCGGGCAGCCACATTAGCAATACCATGAAACTGTTTGCCAGCCTAGGTCTGTCGCCGACTGATCTGGACGCACTGGCACAGGTTCCAGAGGAGAACATCAGCGTGGAGACCTTGCCCCATCTTATAATGCAACTTAAGAACCGCAAGATGGAATCCGGCCGCCGCATTGCTGGTGATCTGCCGAATCTTTCTTCAGAGACTTCATACAGAGGCGGCCGAGACGATTGGGGCGACATGCAGGGCGGACGGTTGGACCGATCCAGTGGGCAGGCTCAAAGCCGCTCACAAGGTGACTTCGGTTATACTTCCATGCAAGAAACATCTGGTCGAGGGTATGACATGTTAGATTACAGGAGCGGTAGCGACAGAGACCGTCAATATTCTGAGCTTTCCCGTGACTCCTACCGCAGCCTCGGCATGTCGGCGTCATCAGCATCTGACGACCGGTTCATGCAGAGAAGAATGGGCACCCCGTCTCAGAGAAAAGTGCAGGATTTCTTGGGAGTCATGCCCCTCATGTTTCCCCATGTGTGCTCTCTTTGTGATTTTGATGTTCACTCTGTCATG GAATGGACTCAACACACAACTGGGATTCGTCACTCTGAAAACCGCAAACTCCTTCTGCAAAT GTACCCGGACTGGGATCCTCAAATGCCCTCTAATCGCAT GTCGACATCCCTTTCCCTGGACACAAAGAGTCGTTCGGATGGACTGCTGGGAGCAGCTCCAATTGGTGGTGGTCTACAGAGAACAGGGATGAGCTCTAACTGGG gGTCTGATTCAAGTATGGGAATGACAAGTAAAATGACATCATATTCAGCAGCACCCAAG ataagAAGTAGGGTGGTCGTGGCTAAATACGAAAGAAAACCAATGTCAACAAACAGCCTGTTTGCCTTGGCAAAACCCTTTGGCACCATCTGTGAGCATCTAATACTAAAGAACAAG GCTTTCCTGGAGCTTCAGACTCATGATGAGGCTTTGGCCATGGCTAATTATTACCAGCGTAAACCGGCCATTTTGCATGGGAAAGAGATACACATTTATTTGTCAAAAGAACTGATGCAAATTGAG AAAAGTGGAAGGCCGGGCAGAGACATTAGGCCTCTGAAGAGAGGAGTCAGCCAGGTGGTGTTTTTCTCCAATTTACCGCGAGGCAGTGACAAGAAAATGGAGCTTCTCACAATATCTCGTAGATTTGGCACTGTTGAGAAACATCTCTTTCTAAATGATGAA gcattTGTTCAAATGGGCAATGCTGAGGATGCAGAGATGTTGGTGAAGTACTACACTGTCAATCCATTGACTATCAATGGAAGATCCATTCGTCTGAACATCTGCACAAAGTATAAGACTCTAAC GGTCCCACCTGGAAAGGGCGACCAAGGAAGGGAAGAACCTACCCGTAAGCGCAGCAGTAGCAGCGGCTCCACCAACAGAACTGGTGATAAACcttcatcaaagaatcaaaGGTCCTCTACTTCCAAAGCCAAGGAGAGCTCTGATGAGAAAGAAGAGGAACCAAAGCCTGAGGAAGCAGAGGCCGTGGGCGACGGGTCAGGAGATGAAGCTGTTATGGAAGCACGTGATGGAGATGAAGAAGGTTTTGATGAAGATCCATCTCCAGATGATGTTGACCTATCCTGTGATCCAGAGCAAACCAGTGAGCAAGCACCAGATATTGATGATTCCAACATAGAGGGAGAGGAGGATCCTGAAGCACAGCAAGCCAGAGATTGCTCCAGCGATGAGACCACAGAGAACCAAAAAGACTCTGGTGAAAAACAGGAAGAGACTCAGCCGGAGGAACCTGCAACATCTGAGGCTGAGCAGGAGAACACAGATGAGCTTCCTAAAGACCTTGAGGAACAGAATGATGACCAACCTGAAGATGAGGGTGCTGAAGAGGACGATGAAGAGCAG GACagtcaaaatgaaaatgactttcCTGAGAACATGGATGAGTTTGTTACTCTTGATGAGCTAGCAGAGGAGGAGGATGGCGAGAGGCAAGACTCAAAGTCCAAAGCTAAAAGCACATCAG GAAGCCCCAGTGATAGTGGA GGATTGAGAGTTGTGAATGTTGTTGGGTTTAAACGTGGCTACGGTTATCTAGATGAAGTCCTTAATCTTGCCAAGCCATTTGGTAAAGTGGTGCGGCACCTGGTCTTGGACGTGAGGCCTGAG GCCTTTCTGGAGTTCTCCAATGAACAAGAGGCAAGAGCAATGGTTAGTTTCTACAGTGGAAATGTCTTACCATCTGTGTGTGGAAAACCTGTTAAGGTttttcattcacacacatatgCAACCATCCAG AGTGGCAGAGTTATCTACGTTGGTAATGTTCCACCCTTCAAAGGCTCAGATGCTTCACTTCTGAAAATCGCAGAACCATTTGGAAAAATCAGAAGATATTTTCTGAATCCATTGCGGAATGAG TGTTTCATTGAGATGGAAAGAGGGGAAGATGCTGAGAAAATGGCAGAGGCCTACAAGGAAAATCGACCTAAATTTGAAGGCAAACGACTGGTTGTCTACATAAGCAGGAAATATAAGCAGCTCAAACGTGG ACAAAGACCTCCAACCCCAGAACCCGAGGATAAACGGCCACTCAAGAGAGAACGCTCCGGAGAGGATGAGGCCCAGAGGAGCTCCTCTGGCAAAAGCAAGGACAAAAAAGAGGAAGAGCCTTCTGTCAAGAAGATCAAAGTGGATGAGCCTGTTGCTGATGAAACTGAGGAGATGGAGAGTCAGGAAGAGAAGGAAAGCCAAAATGTTTCAGCAGAAACCGTTCCTGAGGAAAAGCAAGAGCAAGAGGAGGAACAAAGCAAAGACACATCAGAGCTCCAGAATATAGAGAAGGAAGCT GAGCCTGAAGATGAAGAAACTGTTGATTCTCCCACTGTTGTGTCAGAGAAGAGTGTGAAgactgaggaaaaaaatattacagcaGCATCGTCTGAAACAAAGCTTGAAACTAGCCATTCTACTCTAGAGCCATATGATCCTAATGTCCCAGTGG GTGTGGAGTTTGTGAAGATGGGGTACTACTGCAGAGTCTGCTTCCTGTTTTATTCTAATGAGGAAACTGCAAAGAAAATTCACTGCAGTAGCCAAGCACACTATGATAAACTTAAG AAATATTTGGAAAAGGAGAAAGCCAAAGCACAGAGTAACGGGACGAAGAAATGA